One genomic segment of Esox lucius isolate fEsoLuc1 chromosome 15, fEsoLuc1.pri, whole genome shotgun sequence includes these proteins:
- the odc1 gene encoding ornithine decarboxylase, which translates to MNTFTPADYAFTFLEEGFCARDIVEQKINETSMSDDKDAFYVCDLGDVLKKHLRWARAMPRVTPFYAVKCNDSRAVVTTLASLGSGFDCASKTEIQIVQSLGVDASRIIYANPCKQVSQIKYASAHGVQMMTFDSEVELMKVARCHDNAKLVLRIATDDSKAVCRLSVKFGATLKACRGLLERAMELGLDVIGVSFHVGSGCTDPDTYSQAISDARYVFDLGTEVGFNMTLLDIGGGFPGSEDTKLKFEEITAVINPALDKYFPADSGTRIIAEPGRYYVASAYTLAVNIIAKKVVMNEQSASDEDDDWTSDRTLMYYVNDGVYGSFNCILYDHAHCLPTLHKKPKPDERMYPCSIWGPTCDGLDRIAEHCTLPDMQVGEWLLFENMGAYTVAASSTFNGFQKPDIYYIMSRTAWQCMQQIRAQGMPTPVEETSSVTSSCGHESTLEVPAKPCQTRVL; encoded by the exons ATGAACACTTTCACTCCTGCAGATTATGCCTTCACGTTCCTGGAGGAAGGCTTCTGTGCCCGTGACATTGTTGAACAGAAGATCAACGAGACATCAATGTCG GATGATAAGGATGCCTTCTATGTATGCGACTTGGGTGATGTGTTGAAGAAGCACCTGAGATGGGCACGTGCAATGCCCCGCGTCACGCCCTTCTATGCAGTGAAATGCAATGACAGCCGGGCTGTTGTCACAACCCTGGCATCCTTGGGTTCTGGCTTTGACTGTGCAAGCAAG ACTGAGATTCAGATTGTTCAGTCTCTCGGCGTGGATGCTAGCAGGATCATCTATGCCAACCCTTGCAAGCAAGTGTCCCAGATCAAGTATGCCTCTGCGCACGGAGTCCAGATGATGACATTTGACAGCGAGGTGGAGCTCATGAAGGTGGCTCGATGCCACGACAATGCGAA ACTGGTATTGCGCATTGCCACCGATGATTCCAAGGCAGTGTGCAGGCTGAGTGTGAAGTTTGGTGCCACCCTGAAGGCCTGCAGAGGTCTCCTGGAGCGGGCTATGGAGCTGGGCCTAGACGTTATCGGGGTCAGCTTCCACGTGGGCAGCGGCTGCACTGACCCAGACACATACAGCCAGGCCATCTCTGATGCCCGTTATGTTTTTGACCTGGGG ACTGAGGTTGGTTTCAACATGACCCTCCTGGACATTGGTGGTGGTTTCCCTGGGTCTGAGGATACCAAACTCAAATTTGAGGAAATCACAGCAGTTATCAACCCAGCACTTGACAAGTACTTCCCTGCTGACTCTGGGACCAGGATAATTGCAGAGCCAGGCCGCTACTATGTGGCCTCTGCATACACTCTGGCTGTTAACATTATTGCCAAGAAAGTCGTCATGAACGAGCAGTCTGCCTCTGATG AGGATGATGACTGGACCAGTGACCGGACTCTTATGTACTATGTAAATGATGGTGTCTACGGCTCCTTCAACTGTATTCTGTATGATCATGCTCACTGCCTGCCGACCCTGCACAAG AAGCCCAAACCAGATGAGCGAATGTACCCCTGCAGTATCTGGGGACCAACCTGTGATGGCCTAGACCGTATCGCTGAGCATTGCACTCTGCCAGACATGCAAGTAGGAGAGTGGTTGCTGTTTGAAAACATGGGGGCCTACACTGTGGCTGCTTCCTCTACCTTTAATGGCTTCCAGAAGCCAGATATCTACTACATAATGTCCCGCACAGCTTG GCAGTGCATGCAGCAGATCCGTGCCCAGGGGATGCCCACTCCTGTGGAGGAGACATCCTCTGTGACATCCAGCTGTGGTCATGAAAGCACCCTGGAGGTGCCTGCCAAACCTTGCCAGACCCGTGTGCTCTGA